In Palaemon carinicauda isolate YSFRI2023 unplaced genomic scaffold, ASM3689809v2 scaffold345, whole genome shotgun sequence, the following are encoded in one genomic region:
- the LOC137636629 gene encoding uncharacterized protein, whose protein sequence is MKLVAHENVDSPIHNAGYIQVRQHLLSKGVTLAEPENKSDELKNVHILVGADYVSYFIIGIEKVDRISLFLTHNGMSPYGKVQQWLLEGKKIEHVKTLRVFRIASEPNQFDVNEWWRLDRVAIAPSEQYSVREVEAMRKVLQSVVKKPEGYQVCRFSLSHVPSKQNPADVLSRGAMTQRQLQNPLWQNGTEFLRTMGEPVPYKEDDPTNEITVVAAVQEMREEIRPVLPGEIWEILQRKLEFRFLLRVARIILKFAKLKRHPFSIVVQLEQKHYLPTVYAYFEGGVRPPREVTNFIRQLNLVLNNKLICTRGRVSQVEEMKHLILLPAKGHLVRAYLRYLHSLHLHCGVNTLMGIFQKKCWWLGLRSIARRIVRHCPECVLAFQPLLRQPPPPLPKERINLTKRFTAVGVDHTAAILTETRPGYILIVTCMASRAVYLDFCPSLESEEFVLALRRFCATHSAPSFITSDNHQTFKTARNLLQGLYEEDEIALGKKYLPDVHVLALVKEAEAMVNNRPLMYSGDKCEDKVLTPSHLWWRKEYLRALRARQDCQSGEPSKLHPGDVVLVKQENQKRAMWPLGHIVETYPNSDGVVCSAKVLFEGVESLHLFSHLVPREVAPSDDDDVVGEDDGDVEIEGANSLTAGLPGIVEMSGDNQEMVQATTFRQQATEVLRSDANSDNNTASEMSESDVESEATGAQGPSARPLRKAAAKQRDLMERLRQNEHI, encoded by the exons ATGAAGCTGGTGGCACACGAAAACGTTGACAGCCCAATACATAATGCTGGTTATATACAAgttagacagcatctgttgagtaagggagtcacATTGGCCGAACCAGAGAATAAGTCTGATGAGTTGAAAAATGTCCACATTTTAGTAGGGGCCGATTATGTTAGCTATTTTATCATAGGCATCGAGAAAGTTGATAGGATAAgtcttttcctgacccataatggtatgtcgccatatgggaaagtgcaGCAGTGGctattggaaggaaaaaagatcgaacatgtgaaaacgctcagagtctttagaattgcgagtgaaccaaaccagtttgacgtaaatgagtggtggcgtttggaccgcgttgccatcgccccatcagagcaatatagTGTTCGCGAAGtggaagccatgcgaaaggtgttgcaaagtgtcgtaaagaagcctgagggatatcag gtttgccgTTTCAGTCTAAGCCatgtcccaagcaaacagaatcctgctgatgtcctgtccagaggagcaatGACGCAACGACAGCTACAAAACCCCCTTTGGCAGAATGGTACAGAGTTCCTAAGGACCATGGGAGAGCCTGTTCCATACAAGGAGGACGATCCAACTAATGAAATAACCGTAGTGGCGGCGGTAcaagaaatgagggaggaaataagacctgttctaccaggagagatatgggaaattctacagaggAAGTTAGAGTTCCGATTCTTATTGAGAGTTGCTAGGATAATCCTAAAGTTTGCCAAAttaaaacggcatccgttcagtattgttgtccaattagagcaaaaacattatttgcctacagtctatgcttactttGAGGGTGGAGTCAGACCTCCTCGTGAAGTTACTAATTTTAtcagacaattaaatctagtgTTAAATAATAAGttaatttgcactaggggacgagtgtcccaagtagaggaaatgaaacatttgattcttttgccagccaaagggcacttagttagggcttatctaagatatttgcataGTTTGCATTtgcattgtggtgtgaatacactaatgggtatctttcagAAGAAATGCTGGTGGCTGGGCCTACGTTCTATTGCGAGGCGGATCGTGCGGCATtgtccagaatgcgtgctagcTTTCCAGCCCCTGTtaagacagccaccaccacccctaccgaaggaaaggatcaacctaacgaagcgctttacagcagtcggagtggaccacacagcggccatacTGACTGAAACGCGGCCtggctacatactgatcgtgacttgcatggccagcagggccgtgtaccttgatttctgcccctccctggaatcGGAGGAATTTGTCTTAGCCTTACGTCGCTTTTGTGCTACCCACAGTGCTCCGTCTTTCATCACATCtgataatcatcaaacgttcaagactgccagaaacctccttcagggactttatgaagaggatgaa atagccctcgggaagaagtacctgccAGACGTCCACGTACTAGCATTAGTGAAGGAGGCTGAGGCGAtggttaataacaggcctctaatgtacagcggCGATAAGTGCGAGGATAAGGTCCTCACCCCATCCCATTTA TGGTGGAGAAAAGAGTATTTAAGAGCCCTGAGAGCCAGACAAGACTGTCaatctggggaaccttccaagctgcaccccggagacgtcgtgctggtcaagcaagaaAATCAAAAAAGGGCTATGTGGCCCCTTGGACATATCGTGGAGACATATCCTAACAGCGACGGAGTTGTgtgttcagccaaggtgttgttcgagggtgtcgagtcgctgcaccttttcagccacctggttccccggGAGGttgccccctctgatgacgatgatgttGTTGGAGAAGACGATGGCGACGTCGAGATCGAGGGTGCGAACAGTTTGACAGCAGGACTGCCAGGGATTGTTGAGATGTCTGGGGATAACCAGGAGATGGTTCAGGCTACGACATTCCGACAACAAGCCACAGAAGTCTTACGTAGTGACgcaaatagtgataacaatacggCAAGTGAGATGAGTGAAAGTGACGTAGAATCAGAGGCAACGGGCGCACAAGGACCTTCCGCACGACCATTGAGAAAGGCTGCTGCAAAGCAGCGAGATTTGATGGAACGATTACGTCAAAACGAGCACATATAA